In Geobacter sp., a single window of DNA contains:
- a CDS encoding tetratricopeptide repeat protein: MAVEAAEKMFSALLAQQTVRESVANSSLSSGVSLLQKKKYKEAVSSFQQSIAMKPDQVDAYNLMASAYLQLDDKKKATEAYKMSLRVDRTQVDPRINLANIYIDDKNYREAESQLKAAILNDPANTLAHYTLGNMYIQTDRLREAETELKTVTRLSPRDANGYYSLGVTYNKLGDYGNAVTQLTKATSMKQDFALAIYQLGLAYSGLDKKDLAQDQLTTLKGIKTSQAVDLADQLSLSLATPKIFSFNQANSSFIPTFGPATPLYMLDMSFLNAPNASKDLTMQFQFDSTMDVASVTNIANWSIRRAANATTGSYVASNNDAIIAPLPKSVMYDSTTKQATLTFTISQNSSGTGTIDPSHLVFKFSGKDINGKLIDSSADEFAGIINEPF, encoded by the coding sequence ATGGCTGTTGAAGCCGCCGAAAAAATGTTTTCCGCTTTACTTGCACAGCAGACGGTACGAGAAAGCGTGGCCAATTCCTCTCTCTCCAGTGGCGTTAGCCTCTTGCAGAAAAAGAAGTATAAAGAGGCTGTTTCCTCATTTCAGCAGTCGATCGCCATGAAACCGGACCAGGTAGATGCATATAACCTGATGGCTTCAGCATACCTGCAACTGGATGACAAGAAGAAAGCCACTGAAGCCTACAAGATGTCGTTACGCGTCGATCGTACCCAGGTCGACCCTCGAATCAATCTGGCAAATATCTATATCGACGACAAAAATTACCGTGAAGCCGAATCCCAGCTGAAAGCAGCCATACTCAATGATCCTGCCAACACCCTTGCACACTACACCCTGGGAAACATGTACATACAGACGGACCGACTCCGAGAGGCTGAAACGGAACTCAAGACAGTAACCAGGCTTTCACCGAGAGATGCAAACGGCTACTACAGCCTGGGAGTTACCTACAACAAACTTGGTGATTACGGAAATGCCGTAACACAACTGACCAAGGCGACCTCCATGAAACAGGATTTTGCCCTTGCCATCTACCAACTCGGTTTGGCCTATAGCGGCCTCGACAAGAAGGATCTGGCTCAGGACCAGCTTACCACCCTGAAGGGCATCAAGACATCTCAGGCCGTCGACCTTGCTGATCAGCTTTCTCTGTCACTTGCCACACCCAAGATTTTTTCGTTTAATCAGGCAAATAGCTCGTTTATTCCGACGTTCGGCCCGGCAACGCCGCTTTACATGCTTGACATGTCGTTTTTGAACGCACCAAATGCCAGCAAAGACTTAACCATGCAATTCCAGTTCGACAGCACCATGGATGTCGCCTCGGTGACCAATATCGCCAACTGGTCCATACGCCGTGCTGCAAATGCAACCACAGGGTCTTATGTGGCATCGAATAACGATGCCATCATCGCCCCGTTGCCGAAGTCGGTGATGTACGATTCGACTACCAAGCAGGCAACCCTGACCTTCACCATAAGCCAGAACTCTTCGGGCACGGGAACCATCGATCCGTCCCATCTGGTTTTCAAATTCAGCGGTAAAGATATCAATGGCAAACTGATCGACTCTTCTGCCGACGAATTTGCCGGTATCATTAACGAACCGTTCTAA
- a CDS encoding flagellar motor protein: MDLATIIGLVLGFGAIVGGAALEGLHMKALLQPTAALIVLGGTFGAAFVSFPLPAVIKAFKDAPKAFFMPKEKHENIIKDMIGYAAKARRNGLISLEQEAQTIKDPFTKKGISLVVDGIDPQKLREALEIEIESYEEHEKVSAEFFESAGGYAPTIGIIGAVLGLIHVMSNLSDTSKLGAGIAVAFVATIYGLMTANLVCIPFGTKLKHRIKDELLRRQMIIEGLISIQNGENPHFIEQKLRAFIPDHGPEKK, from the coding sequence ATGGATTTAGCAACGATAATTGGTCTGGTGCTTGGGTTCGGAGCCATCGTCGGTGGAGCCGCGCTCGAAGGACTGCACATGAAGGCTCTCCTCCAGCCGACTGCTGCCTTGATCGTTCTGGGTGGCACGTTTGGCGCGGCATTCGTCAGCTTTCCGTTGCCTGCAGTCATCAAGGCCTTCAAGGATGCGCCAAAAGCCTTTTTCATGCCCAAGGAGAAGCATGAGAACATCATCAAGGATATGATCGGTTATGCTGCCAAGGCTCGTCGAAACGGCCTTATCTCTCTGGAACAGGAGGCGCAGACCATCAAGGACCCCTTTACGAAGAAGGGGATATCCCTTGTTGTTGACGGAATCGACCCCCAGAAACTTCGGGAAGCTCTGGAGATCGAGATCGAATCATACGAAGAACATGAAAAGGTCAGCGCGGAGTTTTTTGAATCAGCAGGTGGGTATGCTCCGACCATCGGGATCATCGGCGCGGTTCTCGGGTTAATCCACGTCATGAGCAACCTGTCCGACACCTCTAAGCTCGGTGCAGGGATCGCCGTAGCTTTCGTTGCCACGATTTACGGTCTTATGACAGCAAACCTTGTCTGTATCCCCTTCGGCACCAAGCTCAAGCACCGGATCAAGGACGAACTGCTGCGTCGTCAGATGATCATCGAAGGCCTCATTTCCATACAGAATGGCGAGAATCCGCACTTTATCGAACAGAAACTGCGGGCATTCATCCCGGATCACGGCCCGGAGAAGAAATAG
- a CDS encoding tetratricopeptide repeat protein: METPMNGPCFDELSVCYADARHALAAGNLAEAERLLEKAIRLDDTVPELYNALGVLRMQQEDLAAAEIYFCRALALEPEQGDALLNLSNLLFARDCLADAIQVCQRAVAHQPHNARAWQNLGVLLQANRSFVESEACYRRALTLQPDYPTALWNLAQWLLQQGRFAEGWEAFESRFSKTDPVPLTHQHIPLWGGDEPAGATVLVHAEQGYGSTIQFVRYLPLLTDRGYRVLFECQDESILPLFASLPGVEQTFTRLSPAMRVDCHIPLMSLPRVFCTDLENLPHQVPYLTCDPALRASWQERLGEHDRLRVGLCWAGRSKPDPRRSCPLSVLTPLAGIAGIRFISLQVDRSMTHLMEGLDRFPMEDMTPLMKDFADTAALISCLDLVISVDTVVAHLAGALGVPTWTMLPYSADWRWLLNRSDSPWYPSMRLFRQEQPGGWGQIAEEIRTALLCLVQGCFAEKARSTATKLAGNLLEMANGWASAQQYPQAVTCYRKITSIETSIDPSLRSTAHHNLGVVFIEQRRFVEAEEQFVAALAVEPDSSRNHNALGIALMKQDRFAEAVHSFTHALACEPANLHAMNNLGTIYKFQGQGELAIGCFQRILAIDPSYADAEWNLSLAYLLLGNYRKGWSHYDARWTKATSPVEKRVFAGHQWDGHMVPDDTILLYAEQGFGDTLQFIRFVPEVASRCRRVVVECQTLQIRSMLQRVEGVAEVVVRGDVLGEDYQWYASLLDIAGIIDITLEKLPYRERYLVPDVDKVATRYAELRGYDGMKIGLAWAGRPEHENDRRRSCSLSQLAPLLNTPGVVFFPIQFGNAVREMEALAGNYQFVDVTSSIADFDDTAALLANLDLVITVDTSLAHLAGGMGVPTWVLIPFVPDWRWLLGRQDSPWYPVMRLFRQSEPGDWDGVARQIAGELGKVLSLKEKPCG, encoded by the coding sequence ATGGAAACACCCATGAATGGCCCATGTTTCGATGAACTGTCGGTATGCTATGCCGATGCCCGTCATGCACTCGCTGCAGGGAATCTGGCCGAAGCCGAGAGGTTGCTGGAGAAGGCAATCCGGCTGGACGACACCGTGCCCGAGCTTTACAATGCACTGGGCGTTCTGAGGATGCAGCAGGAAGATCTTGCCGCTGCGGAGATCTACTTCTGCAGAGCCCTTGCACTGGAGCCGGAACAAGGCGATGCCCTGCTGAATCTGAGCAACCTGTTGTTCGCCAGGGACTGTCTTGCCGATGCGATTCAGGTGTGCCAGCGGGCAGTAGCACATCAACCTCACAACGCCAGGGCCTGGCAGAACCTCGGTGTACTTCTGCAGGCAAACAGGTCGTTTGTGGAGTCCGAGGCGTGTTACCGCCGGGCATTGACGTTGCAGCCGGATTATCCTACCGCACTCTGGAACCTGGCCCAGTGGTTACTGCAGCAGGGTCGTTTTGCGGAGGGATGGGAGGCATTCGAATCCCGTTTTTCAAAGACCGACCCTGTTCCGCTTACGCATCAGCATATTCCGCTCTGGGGCGGGGATGAACCGGCTGGCGCAACGGTCCTGGTCCATGCAGAGCAAGGATATGGGAGTACCATCCAGTTTGTCCGCTATCTCCCTTTGTTGACAGATCGGGGATATCGGGTGCTGTTTGAATGCCAGGATGAAAGCATCCTGCCGTTATTTGCGTCCCTCCCCGGAGTGGAGCAAACCTTCACCCGTCTTTCCCCGGCCATGCGGGTGGATTGCCATATCCCGCTGATGAGTCTTCCGCGAGTCTTCTGCACAGACCTGGAAAATCTGCCACACCAGGTTCCCTATCTCACGTGCGATCCTGCACTCAGGGCATCCTGGCAAGAACGGCTGGGGGAGCATGATCGTCTGCGGGTGGGCCTCTGCTGGGCCGGAAGGTCAAAGCCAGATCCGCGCAGATCATGCCCGTTAAGTGTACTTACCCCTTTGGCCGGGATTGCCGGTATTCGTTTCATATCCTTGCAGGTCGATAGAAGCATGACGCACCTCATGGAGGGGCTTGACCGATTCCCAATGGAAGACATGACTCCATTGATGAAGGATTTTGCGGATACGGCTGCCCTTATTTCATGTCTCGATCTGGTTATTTCCGTTGATACGGTGGTCGCACATCTTGCCGGGGCTTTGGGTGTCCCCACGTGGACCATGCTCCCCTATTCCGCGGACTGGCGCTGGTTGCTGAACAGGTCGGATTCCCCCTGGTACCCGAGCATGCGGCTCTTTCGCCAGGAGCAGCCAGGGGGGTGGGGGCAGATTGCTGAAGAGATCAGGACGGCATTGCTCTGTCTGGTGCAGGGGTGCTTTGCTGAAAAGGCCCGCTCGACGGCCACGAAACTGGCGGGAAACCTGCTTGAGATGGCAAACGGATGGGCAAGTGCGCAGCAATATCCGCAGGCCGTGACCTGTTACCGCAAGATAACGTCCATAGAGACCTCCATTGATCCTTCTTTACGCAGCACCGCGCATCACAACCTGGGGGTCGTCTTCATTGAACAACGGCGTTTCGTGGAGGCCGAGGAGCAGTTTGTCGCGGCTTTGGCAGTCGAACCTGATTCGTCCCGCAATCATAATGCCCTCGGCATTGCCCTGATGAAACAGGATCGTTTCGCAGAAGCTGTGCACAGCTTTACCCACGCCCTTGCATGCGAACCCGCCAACCTTCATGCCATGAACAATCTGGGAACAATCTACAAGTTTCAAGGACAAGGGGAATTGGCCATCGGGTGCTTTCAGCGCATTCTCGCGATAGATCCTTCCTATGCCGATGCAGAATGGAACCTGTCCCTGGCCTATCTGCTGCTGGGGAATTATCGAAAGGGGTGGTCCCACTACGATGCCCGCTGGACAAAGGCAACGAGCCCGGTGGAGAAGAGGGTATTTGCCGGGCATCAGTGGGATGGGCACATGGTTCCTGACGATACGATTCTGCTGTATGCCGAACAGGGCTTTGGCGATACCCTTCAGTTTATCCGGTTTGTCCCCGAAGTAGCCAGTCGCTGCAGGCGGGTAGTGGTGGAATGCCAGACCCTGCAGATCCGTTCGATGCTGCAGCGTGTTGAAGGTGTTGCCGAGGTGGTTGTAAGGGGAGATGTGCTGGGTGAGGACTACCAGTGGTATGCCTCGTTGCTGGATATTGCGGGAATTATTGACATTACCCTGGAGAAGCTTCCGTACCGCGAGCGTTATCTCGTTCCCGATGTAGACAAGGTTGCGACCCGGTATGCGGAGCTTCGGGGGTATGACGGCATGAAAATAGGTCTTGCATGGGCCGGCCGCCCGGAACACGAAAACGACCGGCGACGTTCGTGCTCGCTGTCCCAGCTTGCCCCGCTTTTGAACACTCCCGGAGTGGTCTTCTTCCCCATTCAGTTTGGAAACGCTGTCCGGGAAATGGAGGCCCTGGCAGGCAACTACCAGTTCGTGGATGTGACCTCCAGTATTGCCGATTTCGACGATACTGCCGCACTGTTGGCCAATCTGGATCTCGTCATTACGGTGGATACCTCATTGGCACATCTTGCGGGGGGGATGGGGGTGCCGACCTGGGTGCTTATTCCCTTTGTCCCCGACTGGCGCTGGTTGCTCGGTCGGCAGGATTCTCCTTGGTACCCTGTCATGCGGCTCTTTCGACAATCCGAGCCCGGCGATTGGGACGGTGTTGCCCGGCAGATTGCCGGAGAACTGGGGAAGGTCCTTTCCTTGAAGGAGAAGCCATGCGGGTAG
- a CDS encoding tetratricopeptide repeat protein yields MMMELAREESSEQLDARVVRAEEFHRRGQYAEAAAAYRQILADNPTLAETAYNLGLACRELLQFEQAETAFRHALQLKPSLEEAAHNLCVSVQEQGRIKEALAMSLKLTDQFPKSADLQFAQSLLQLLLGEMPAGWRGYELRFMTHDPVPWRHADHPLWDGGSATGSVLFHAEQGFGDTLMVLRYLPLVRARGIDVLLEVPAILRNLAGRVAGVKKCYARGEEIPPFAAQFPLMSLPGLFETTLQTIPATVPYILPDPDVTNRWHMRLPSDGRLLVGIAWSGRQDQPVNRKRSCPPELLLSLARTPGVALVNLQVDGASAGPLQPYLTDLTADIRDFHDSAALIAGLDLVVTIDSAMAHLAGALGKPVWVMLPFVPDWRWLLDREDSPWYPTMRLFRQQMPADWHGVVSRVSRYLAQWAEALQRERSAPRSGEIVVEVPGNSDGQGDSLGQGNAALDYFLRQGDLLQRQGCLEEAVAVYTGALQIDPAWGEVHHNLGNAYLELRRFAEALEHYREAVRLLADFAEGYVTMATALQSLGRTHEALASCQRALAIDPGNAEAHWNRALLLLQLGQYPEGWQEFEWRWQKRRYTSPVRTFAQPLWNGESLRGRTIFIHAEQAFGDTIQFARYLPMVADCGGEVICECPAALTSLIATVRGVRKVCHAGSEPPPFDCHLPLLSLPRIFGTTVENIPATVPYLRQSDEKMAEWRRLLAAWQGMKVGLAWAGRNFPDPGRTCPFHNLAPLFEIPGITFISLQVDLGREDARAAADRLPLVDLADRIHDFADTAALMANLDLVISIDTSVAHLAGALGIVTWTLLPHAADWRWLLEREDSPWYPTMRLFRQRYAGEWNEVIRRVKDTLLAFVEKSRKYPSPASPEAQGLEHYNAGIALFAAGDFNGAAAAFRLAIAEVPEFAEAWHNLGHSCRPLSSVDAEYALQRATRLAPREAGFWHTLADFYFDQERYGEARRCFERMLALQPENILGLNGLGAVLHRLDMADRARSCFERVIALDPDNPYARNNLGVVLRELGEVELSRFCFERLIAVNADDADAHWNLAVTLLLQGDFERGWREYEWRFRKSNPVELPVPDVPRWHGEPLRGKTLLLLAEQGFGDTLQFARFATRLARQGCRVVLECQRKELQALLETVPGVAAVISRGEPLPRYDVWSPLLSIPWLIGMDRAELSADVPYLTPPDVLVAQWSARLGKREGKRIGLVWSGRKRPDPRRTCPAQEVAAFSAVPGATFFSLQVEPADDDLALLKKSIGLLDFTNEIGSFADTAAMIANLDLVITIDTAVAHLAGAMGQPVFLMLPYAPDWRWMLDCSDSPWYPSMRLFRQRRPGDWAGLFGDVLKMLMVGGESDMPGWKHP; encoded by the coding sequence ATGATGATGGAGCTAGCACGAGAAGAGAGCAGCGAACAACTCGATGCCAGGGTTGTTCGTGCCGAGGAGTTCCACCGCCGGGGCCAGTATGCGGAAGCTGCCGCTGCATACCGGCAGATCCTTGCAGATAATCCGACTTTGGCGGAGACAGCGTATAATCTTGGCCTCGCCTGTCGGGAGTTGTTGCAGTTCGAGCAGGCCGAAACAGCATTTCGACATGCACTCCAACTCAAACCCTCTCTGGAGGAAGCGGCACATAACCTCTGTGTCAGCGTGCAGGAGCAAGGCCGAATCAAAGAAGCGCTCGCAATGAGCCTCAAGCTTACGGATCAATTCCCCAAATCTGCCGACCTGCAGTTTGCGCAAAGCCTATTGCAACTGTTGCTCGGCGAAATGCCGGCAGGTTGGCGAGGGTATGAACTCAGGTTTATGACCCACGATCCGGTTCCCTGGCGCCATGCCGATCATCCCTTGTGGGATGGCGGCTCTGCAACTGGGAGCGTCCTGTTTCATGCCGAACAGGGATTTGGCGATACGTTGATGGTCCTCAGGTATCTTCCGCTGGTACGTGCTCGTGGCATAGATGTCCTGCTGGAAGTTCCTGCGATTCTGAGAAACCTTGCCGGCAGAGTCGCGGGGGTGAAGAAATGCTATGCTCGCGGTGAAGAGATACCTCCCTTTGCTGCGCAATTTCCGTTAATGAGCCTTCCGGGGCTGTTCGAAACGACACTTCAGACGATCCCGGCAACCGTTCCGTACATTCTCCCCGACCCCGACGTGACGAACAGGTGGCACATGCGGTTGCCCAGTGATGGGCGGCTGCTGGTGGGTATTGCCTGGAGCGGCCGTCAGGATCAGCCGGTGAACCGCAAAAGGAGCTGCCCCCCGGAGCTGCTGCTCTCCCTGGCCCGGACTCCGGGAGTGGCTCTAGTGAACCTCCAGGTAGACGGTGCTTCGGCAGGCCCTCTGCAACCCTACCTGACAGATTTGACGGCAGATATAAGGGATTTCCACGACTCGGCTGCCCTGATTGCCGGACTCGATCTGGTTGTTACCATCGATTCAGCGATGGCACATCTGGCCGGAGCACTGGGAAAGCCGGTATGGGTGATGCTCCCTTTTGTTCCAGACTGGCGCTGGCTTCTCGACCGTGAAGATTCTCCTTGGTACCCGACCATGCGGCTTTTCCGCCAACAGATGCCTGCCGATTGGCATGGTGTTGTCAGCCGTGTCAGCCGTTATCTGGCTCAATGGGCTGAAGCGCTTCAAAGGGAGAGGTCTGCCCCGCGCTCCGGGGAAATAGTGGTGGAAGTGCCGGGAAATTCAGACGGGCAGGGCGACTCACTGGGACAGGGCAACGCTGCTCTCGATTATTTTCTGCGCCAGGGGGACCTGCTACAACGGCAAGGGTGCCTGGAAGAGGCTGTAGCGGTCTATACTGGGGCGCTTCAGATCGATCCTGCGTGGGGAGAGGTACATCACAACCTGGGTAATGCCTATCTCGAATTACGGCGTTTTGCCGAAGCTCTGGAGCATTACCGGGAAGCGGTACGGCTTCTGGCAGATTTTGCCGAAGGGTATGTGACGATGGCAACTGCCCTGCAGTCTCTCGGTCGCACTCACGAAGCCCTGGCTAGTTGCCAGCGGGCTTTGGCTATCGATCCCGGCAATGCAGAAGCGCACTGGAACCGCGCCTTGCTTCTGCTGCAGCTGGGCCAGTACCCGGAAGGGTGGCAGGAATTCGAATGGCGTTGGCAGAAAAGGCGGTACACGTCGCCGGTTCGCACCTTTGCCCAGCCCCTCTGGAACGGGGAATCGCTTAGAGGCAGAACCATTTTCATCCATGCGGAACAGGCGTTTGGCGATACCATCCAGTTTGCCCGTTATCTGCCAATGGTTGCGGACTGCGGTGGCGAGGTCATCTGCGAGTGCCCGGCTGCTTTGACCTCCCTCATTGCAACGGTGCGGGGAGTGCGGAAGGTCTGCCACGCGGGTTCGGAACCGCCGCCGTTTGACTGTCATCTTCCGCTCCTCAGCCTGCCGCGGATCTTCGGGACTACGGTTGAAAATATCCCTGCAACGGTACCCTATCTCAGGCAGTCAGATGAGAAGATGGCAGAATGGCGCCGGCTGCTGGCTGCATGGCAGGGGATGAAGGTCGGGCTTGCCTGGGCTGGCAGAAACTTTCCCGACCCCGGTCGAACCTGTCCGTTCCACAATCTCGCGCCGCTGTTCGAAATCCCCGGCATTACCTTCATTTCCCTGCAGGTAGATCTGGGGAGGGAGGATGCCCGTGCTGCCGCGGACAGGTTGCCTCTGGTCGATCTTGCCGACAGGATTCACGATTTTGCCGACACGGCTGCACTTATGGCAAACCTCGATCTGGTCATCAGCATTGATACCTCGGTTGCGCATCTTGCCGGTGCACTGGGGATCGTGACCTGGACCCTGCTCCCGCATGCAGCGGACTGGCGGTGGCTGCTGGAGAGGGAAGATTCTCCCTGGTATCCGACCATGCGGCTTTTTCGGCAGCGGTATGCCGGAGAATGGAACGAGGTGATCCGGCGGGTCAAGGATACGTTGCTCGCTTTCGTTGAGAAGAGCCGGAAGTATCCGTCTCCCGCTTCTCCGGAAGCGCAGGGGCTCGAGCATTACAATGCCGGGATTGCGCTCTTTGCTGCCGGAGATTTCAACGGGGCTGCAGCAGCGTTTCGCCTTGCCATCGCCGAGGTGCCGGAATTTGCCGAGGCCTGGCATAATCTGGGCCATTCCTGCCGCCCCTTATCATCAGTGGATGCCGAATATGCCCTGCAGAGGGCAACGAGGCTTGCCCCCCGAGAAGCGGGATTCTGGCATACCCTTGCGGATTTCTATTTTGATCAGGAGCGGTATGGCGAGGCACGGAGGTGCTTTGAGCGGATGCTTGCGCTCCAGCCCGAGAACATCCTCGGACTGAATGGTCTCGGTGCGGTTCTGCATCGCCTGGACATGGCCGACAGGGCAAGATCCTGCTTTGAGCGGGTCATTGCACTTGATCCCGATAATCCCTACGCAAGGAACAATCTTGGCGTGGTATTGCGTGAGCTCGGTGAGGTCGAGTTGTCGCGCTTCTGCTTTGAGCGATTGATCGCTGTGAATGCCGATGATGCCGATGCGCACTGGAATCTTGCCGTCACCTTGCTCCTGCAGGGGGATTTCGAGCGGGGGTGGCGGGAGTACGAATGGCGTTTCCGCAAGAGCAACCCGGTGGAACTTCCTGTGCCCGACGTTCCGCGATGGCACGGCGAGCCACTCCGCGGCAAGACCCTCCTGCTGTTGGCAGAGCAGGGATTCGGCGATACCCTGCAGTTTGCCCGTTTTGCCACCAGATTGGCCCGGCAGGGTTGCAGGGTCGTACTTGAGTGCCAGCGCAAGGAATTGCAGGCGCTCCTTGAAACAGTCCCGGGCGTTGCTGCAGTGATAAGCCGGGGAGAACCGTTACCCCGCTACGATGTCTGGTCGCCACTTTTGAGCATTCCTTGGCTGATCGGCATGGATCGCGCGGAGCTATCGGCTGACGTACCCTATCTAACCCCACCGGATGTGCTTGTAGCGCAGTGGTCGGCGCGGTTGGGGAAGCGGGAAGGGAAACGGATCGGTCTCGTTTGGAGCGGGCGGAAGCGGCCGGACCCCCGCCGTACCTGTCCCGCACAGGAGGTGGCGGCATTTAGCGCGGTTCCGGGAGCCACATTTTTCTCTCTCCAGGTTGAACCTGCGGATGACGATTTGGCACTTCTTAAGAAGTCCATAGGTCTTTTGGACTTCACCAACGAGATCGGGAGCTTTGCAGACACTGCAGCGATGATTGCCAATCTCGACCTGGTCATAACCATAGATACGGCCGTCGCCCACCTGGCAGGCGCAATGGGGCAGCCTGTTTTCCTGATGCTTCCCTATGCCCCTGATTGGCGATGGATGCTCGATTGCTCGGATTCCCCCTGGTATCCGTCCATGCGTCTGTTCCGGCAACGACGCCCTGGTGACTGGGCAGGTCTGTTCGGGGACGTATTGAAGATGCTCATGGTTGGCGGAGAGAGTGACATGCCCGGATGGAAACACCCATGA
- a CDS encoding OmpA family protein: MARKKKHEKEANHERWLVSYADFITLLFAVFTTLYAMSQTDKKKVEEVMQSLRESFGYSTTSMGGKPAVIDAGNISIIPNLRPQVAPVPVRKQVAKSRQRSHAEEKDFLAIKASIEAYLLKSGAQDKVSLSINRRGLVVSLKEAGFFDSGSATVKKGSGELLAMIAESLSQYSNPFRVEGHTDNIPIHSGQFHSNWELSTARATNIVHYLIETYEYDPDRMSAAGYGEYRPVAENSTDEGRAKNRRVDIVMLSGASELGEP; this comes from the coding sequence ATGGCACGCAAGAAAAAGCACGAAAAAGAGGCAAACCACGAACGTTGGCTGGTTTCCTATGCCGACTTCATTACGCTGCTCTTTGCGGTGTTTACGACACTTTACGCCATGTCCCAGACCGATAAGAAAAAGGTCGAAGAGGTCATGCAGTCATTGCGCGAATCGTTCGGATACAGCACTACTTCCATGGGAGGCAAGCCCGCGGTAATCGATGCAGGCAATATCAGCATCATCCCGAATCTCAGACCACAGGTTGCCCCTGTCCCTGTTCGGAAACAGGTTGCCAAGTCACGTCAGCGCTCCCATGCGGAGGAAAAGGATTTCCTGGCAATCAAGGCATCCATTGAAGCCTATCTGCTGAAAAGCGGTGCCCAGGACAAGGTTAGCCTCAGCATCAACCGTCGTGGTCTGGTGGTGAGCCTCAAAGAGGCCGGATTTTTTGATTCCGGCAGCGCAACAGTGAAAAAGGGTTCTGGTGAACTCCTGGCAATGATAGCAGAATCTCTCAGCCAGTATTCAAATCCATTCCGTGTTGAGGGCCATACGGACAACATCCCGATTCATTCTGGTCAGTTCCATTCCAATTGGGAATTGTCCACGGCACGTGCCACCAATATCGTTCATTACCTGATTGAGACCTACGAATACGATCCAGACAGGATGTCGGCTGCCGGTTATGGTGAATACCGACCGGTTGCCGAGAATAGCACTGATGAAGGACGGGCAAAGAACCGCCGCGTAGATATCGTTATGTTGTCGGGAGCAAGTGAACTGGGTGAGCCGTAG